The bacterium genome has a segment encoding these proteins:
- a CDS encoding TolC family protein: MNLKPLMLVLGVLVGVVPVLKAAEVPSEITLERCIQTALEASPDVQSANARLSAAASAVKEVTSAYYPQVGLKGSWARTDNPAQAFFMSLNQRQASLQGDFNNPNDTENVRGSVVAQWLLFDSGRREADRRAAKQGAKGSELMLEAVQNDLVYQITRAYYGILQVRAFIGVQEEAVKSLSESLRTATERNLAGSALKSDVLTLDVQLSQAKEELIRAKNALKLGVASLNTAIGQKLVGPADVAGLKGRDVPAALTNEVSGGVEGRPEFRALDARVKAMEALVTRARREYYPVVNGFGSVDWDSETLSGFEQSYMVGAAVELNIFDGQRNRSGLARAKAAAAETLAQAEKLRQALELDLTQARLNEQEARERLEVAAKSLASAAESLRLTQERYQQGAAVITDLLMAQTGMTATQTRQVAAQYDCLIARANVERAMGRK, encoded by the coding sequence ATGAATCTTAAACCGTTGATGTTGGTGCTAGGAGTGCTGGTGGGGGTCGTTCCCGTTTTGAAAGCGGCAGAGGTTCCTTCTGAAATCACGTTGGAGCGATGTATTCAGACGGCGCTGGAGGCCAGTCCGGATGTTCAATCGGCCAATGCCCGCCTGAGCGCTGCCGCCTCAGCAGTCAAAGAGGTCACCTCGGCGTATTACCCGCAGGTCGGACTGAAGGGGAGTTGGGCCAGAACCGACAATCCTGCGCAGGCCTTTTTTATGTCCTTGAATCAACGCCAGGCATCGCTGCAGGGTGATTTCAATAATCCCAATGACACGGAGAATGTGCGGGGGAGTGTGGTGGCGCAATGGCTTCTGTTTGATAGCGGGCGGCGTGAAGCCGACCGGCGGGCGGCCAAACAGGGGGCGAAAGGGTCGGAATTGATGCTGGAGGCGGTCCAGAATGACCTGGTGTATCAGATCACCCGTGCCTATTACGGGATCCTGCAGGTTCGTGCGTTTATCGGCGTTCAGGAGGAGGCCGTCAAAAGCTTGTCTGAAAGCCTCCGGACCGCGACAGAACGCAATCTGGCCGGCAGCGCCCTGAAGAGTGATGTGTTAACTCTGGACGTTCAGCTTTCCCAGGCAAAGGAAGAGTTGATTCGCGCAAAAAATGCACTGAAACTCGGGGTGGCGTCATTAAATACGGCCATCGGGCAGAAACTGGTGGGCCCAGCTGATGTCGCCGGCTTGAAAGGGCGCGACGTTCCGGCGGCATTGACCAATGAAGTGAGTGGGGGCGTGGAAGGGCGCCCGGAATTCCGGGCCCTCGACGCCCGTGTCAAGGCGATGGAGGCGTTGGTGACGCGTGCCCGGCGTGAATATTATCCGGTTGTGAACGGATTTGGCTCAGTGGATTGGGATAGTGAGACCCTGAGCGGCTTTGAGCAAAGCTATATGGTCGGTGCGGCCGTCGAATTGAATATCTTTGATGGGCAGCGGAATCGTTCAGGGCTGGCGCGTGCCAAGGCCGCCGCCGCCGAGACACTGGCTCAAGCTGAAAAATTACGGCAGGCGCTGGAATTGGATCTCACGCAGGCACGCCTGAATGAACAGGAAGCCCGTGAGCGGCTGGAGGTCGCCGCCAAAAGTCTGGCCAGTGCGGCGGAGTCGCTGCGGCTGACGCAGGAACGCTACCAGCAGGGGGCGGCGGTGATCACCGACTTGCTCATGGCCCAGACGGGGATGACCGCCACCCAAACACGTCAGGTGGCGGCCCAATATGATTGTTTGATTGCCCGGGCCAATGTCGAACGGGCGATGGGGCGGAAGTAG
- a CDS encoding Ig-like domain-containing protein, whose protein sequence is MQKNKTGSFAGFRVWRLALVLTLAFGFRMPNAIAVATNWTVVGWNNLGMHCMDSEYSVFSILPPYNTINAQVVGSVGTNIWLVKTTTNCGVSYKAVADPDGSINTFSTGKSDFSANVQSLFGLSLPMDVGLPVPGPNSYSMPGLSNAPQAMGFETPFNWYVAYGIPMTPYDDQGKPNQYSLMRLTATNGAAVLKTTDIVLPVSDEMNCRLCHLSESDPAAKPAAGWVNVAHPGRDYRLNILRLHDQIQGTNPVFRAALTNVHYNSNGLYPSVVMDHTSILCARCHASEALPGSGQPGIPPLTRSMHSMHAGVKDPRSNLVLNNEGNRTACYTCHPGSVTRCLRGAMGKAVGADGAMAMQCQSCHGSMSQVGATNRTGWLMEPTCQACHTGTALANAGQIRYQSVYATNGVMRVPSNTVFATNPDTPAAGFSLYRFSRGHGGLACSACHGSTHAEYPTAFRNDNLQSIAIQGHEVTLAECTACHQSSPVTVTGGPHGMHPVGTPWVTAHTSKASSACRSCHGLAYNGTELSRSQMDRTLRSVMFWKGRKVGCYDCHNGASGPDAGVAPAAPTVTSMAASTDAGVPVTVNLIGSTNTFRIIAQPAHGTIGLSGAVATYFPGLSFVGTDAFTYACSSAFRDSNLATGTVVVVARLSTGDGIPDWWRQYYFGGDGKTTNAESCATADPDGDGMNNMTEYQAGNNPLDGRSAIRVLALDKTGLVANIQFTTELGQSFFLERSTDLVSGTWTNVSSNVWGRIDSSTVVEVGSNKTDKAFYRIRVLPYTRW, encoded by the coding sequence ATGCAAAAAAACAAGACGGGTTCTTTTGCCGGTTTTCGGGTATGGCGTTTGGCCCTGGTGCTGACGCTGGCTTTTGGGTTTAGGATGCCAAATGCCATTGCCGTCGCGACCAACTGGACCGTGGTAGGTTGGAATAACCTGGGCATGCATTGCATGGATAGTGAGTATTCGGTTTTCTCAATTCTGCCTCCCTACAATACCATCAATGCACAAGTGGTCGGGTCGGTAGGCACCAACATCTGGTTGGTCAAGACCACTACAAACTGCGGCGTTTCTTACAAGGCCGTGGCGGATCCGGATGGCTCCATCAACACCTTCTCCACGGGGAAATCGGATTTTTCAGCCAATGTGCAGTCGTTGTTCGGGTTATCTTTGCCGATGGATGTCGGGTTGCCTGTGCCCGGCCCGAACTCCTACTCCATGCCCGGTCTTTCCAATGCCCCCCAAGCCATGGGGTTCGAAACCCCCTTTAACTGGTATGTCGCGTATGGCATTCCGATGACGCCTTATGATGATCAAGGCAAGCCGAATCAATACTCCCTGATGCGTCTGACCGCCACCAATGGGGCCGCTGTATTGAAAACCACGGATATTGTCCTGCCGGTTTCTGATGAAATGAATTGCCGGCTCTGTCACCTTTCCGAGTCCGATCCCGCCGCCAAGCCTGCCGCCGGCTGGGTGAATGTCGCGCACCCGGGGCGCGATTACCGGCTTAACATTCTTCGCCTCCATGATCAGATACAAGGAACGAACCCGGTTTTCCGCGCCGCGCTCACCAATGTCCATTACAATTCGAATGGCCTGTATCCCTCCGTGGTGATGGATCATACCTCCATTCTGTGTGCCCGCTGTCATGCGTCGGAAGCGTTGCCGGGAAGCGGCCAGCCTGGAATTCCGCCCCTGACCCGGTCCATGCATTCCATGCATGCCGGGGTCAAAGACCCCCGGAGTAACCTGGTACTGAATAACGAGGGAAACCGGACGGCCTGTTACACCTGCCACCCCGGTTCAGTGACCCGGTGTCTGCGGGGGGCGATGGGCAAAGCGGTGGGTGCAGATGGCGCCATGGCGATGCAGTGTCAGAGCTGCCACGGAAGCATGAGCCAGGTGGGGGCCACTAATCGCACAGGCTGGCTGATGGAGCCCACCTGCCAGGCGTGCCATACCGGAACGGCCCTGGCGAACGCCGGACAGATCCGCTATCAGTCTGTCTACGCGACCAACGGGGTCATGCGGGTTCCCTCAAATACGGTTTTTGCGACGAACCCCGACACGCCGGCGGCGGGATTTTCCCTGTACCGGTTTTCGCGCGGACATGGGGGGCTGGCCTGTTCCGCCTGCCATGGGTCCACCCATGCGGAGTATCCGACGGCGTTCCGTAACGACAACCTTCAGTCCATCGCGATTCAGGGACATGAGGTAACGTTGGCGGAATGTACGGCCTGTCATCAGTCCTCCCCCGTCACCGTGACAGGTGGCCCCCATGGCATGCACCCGGTGGGCACGCCCTGGGTTACCGCCCATACTTCAAAAGCCAGTTCCGCCTGCCGCTCCTGCCACGGTCTTGCGTATAATGGCACGGAATTGTCCCGGTCCCAGATGGATCGGACCCTTAGGAGCGTGATGTTCTGGAAAGGCCGCAAGGTGGGATGCTACGATTGCCACAATGGCGCCAGTGGTCCTGATGCCGGAGTGGCACCCGCCGCTCCCACCGTCACCAGCATGGCGGCCTCAACGGATGCGGGAGTGCCGGTTACGGTGAATTTGATAGGGAGCACAAACACCTTCCGGATCATTGCCCAACCTGCACACGGGACAATCGGTCTGTCCGGGGCGGTGGCGACGTATTTCCCCGGGCTCTCTTTTGTGGGAACCGATGCCTTTACCTATGCCTGCAGCTCGGCATTCCGTGACTCGAACCTGGCGACGGGAACCGTCGTGGTGGTGGCCCGGCTCAGCACCGGTGATGGGATTCCCGACTGGTGGCGGCAATATTATTTCGGTGGGGATGGCAAGACGACGAATGCGGAGTCCTGCGCCACCGCGGATCCGGACGGGGATGGGATGAACAATATGACTGAATATCAGGCCGGGAATAATCCGCTGGATGGCCGGTCGGCCATCCGGGTTCTGGCTTTGGATAAAACCGGCCTGGTGGCCAACATTCAATTCACCACGGAGTTGGGGCAGTCATTTTTCCTGGAGCGTTCCACGGATCTGGTCTCGGGAACCTGGACGAATGTCAGCAGCAATGTCTGGGGCCGCATCGATTCCTCAACGGTGGTGGAAGTGGGGTCGAACAAAACCGACAAAGCGTTTTACCGGATCCGAGTACTGCCCTATACGCGGTGGTAG
- a CDS encoding efflux RND transporter permease subunit has product MDEKLSFMGRIVDSFLRGNLAVLLMIISLVAGAVALLVTPREEDPQIVVPLADVMVSYPGGSAEEVERLVASRLERMLYQIDGVEYVYSLSRPGMAVVTVRFYVGQDREASLIKLYNKIFQNIDKTTPGIAGWVVKPVEIDDVPIVNVALYSDRYTEPELYRVAEEAASRLQHIENSARVTIHGGQKRQIQISLDPERLAAYQLSPMEIAGALKVANVQTGAGAFQQADREVLMETGPFLASADEVRNLMVGLHAGRPVYLRDVAGVTDGPEEAVSYSRIGFGPGEKGVQGSGSRKREHPLTTINQQPSTNNFPASFPAVTIAVAKKKGSNAVWVAHDVEKLLGTMRGDIIPDEVKFRVTRNTGETANEKVSNLLESLVIAVITVIGLIALAMNWRVGLIVVIAVPITYALTLVVNYLAGYTINRVTLFALILALGLLVDDPIVGVENIYRHLAMRKLPRLQAISLAMNEVMPPVVLATLAVIVAFLPMFFITGMMGPYMRPMALNVPLAMLSSLIVAVAITPWLSNKLLKVEGHEHDTGDVRQTLTYRVYSKVMLPLVQSRSKTWVLAGITAFLFAGSLVLALTGLVPLKMLPFDNKNEFQIVVDLPESATLERTDAVVREIETLLRSVPEVTDFTSTVGAASPMDFNGLVRHYYLRQGANVADVRVSLLPRKEREMDSHALVLRLRNDIAALAERTGSSLKLVELPPGPPVLSTLVAEVYGRPDQSYDQLIAAGKLVGARMRKEPGVVDVDDSVEAAQDKFFFRVDRDKAARNGIATADIVQSLQMALSGLPAGALHVPTEQNELPIVIKLPREKRSDLARLATLTVKGRGGVGVQLGELGAFEAHQADKSIMHKNQERVVFVTGEMAGRGPAYAVLALESWFKKNPLPAGIRIDWAGEGEWKITVDVFRDLGLAFAAALIGIYVLLAYQTGSYVLPGIIMLSIPLTMIGIMPGFWLLNALGNKPVGGFDNPVFFTATAMIGMIALAGIVVRNGIILVDFIKTAEERGASVKDAILESGAVRFRPIALTAAAALLGAWPITLDPIFSGLAWSLIFGLFVSTVFTLVVIPLVYFWLIGGKKKVLTEQNPPF; this is encoded by the coding sequence ATGGACGAAAAACTTTCATTTATGGGCCGGATCGTTGACAGTTTTCTGCGCGGAAACCTCGCCGTCCTGCTGATGATCATCAGTCTGGTGGCCGGGGCGGTGGCGCTGCTGGTGACCCCCCGCGAGGAAGACCCCCAGATTGTGGTGCCCCTGGCCGATGTCATGGTGTCCTATCCCGGTGGTTCCGCCGAAGAGGTCGAGCGTTTGGTCGCTTCGCGCCTGGAGCGAATGCTCTATCAGATTGATGGCGTGGAGTATGTGTACTCCCTGTCGCGGCCGGGGATGGCGGTGGTGACCGTCCGGTTTTATGTCGGGCAGGACCGGGAAGCCAGTCTGATCAAACTTTATAATAAGATTTTCCAGAATATCGACAAGACCACCCCTGGCATCGCGGGGTGGGTGGTCAAGCCGGTGGAAATCGACGATGTCCCGATTGTCAATGTGGCGCTCTATAGTGACCGTTATACTGAGCCTGAGTTGTACCGGGTGGCGGAAGAGGCCGCCAGCCGGCTGCAGCATATCGAGAATAGCGCACGGGTCACGATCCATGGCGGACAGAAGCGGCAGATCCAGATCAGTCTGGATCCGGAACGCCTGGCCGCCTACCAGCTGTCGCCCATGGAAATCGCCGGCGCCTTGAAGGTGGCCAACGTTCAGACGGGGGCTGGTGCCTTCCAGCAAGCCGATCGGGAAGTGCTGATGGAAACGGGTCCGTTTCTGGCCAGTGCGGATGAAGTGCGCAATCTGATGGTGGGACTGCATGCCGGCCGACCGGTCTATCTGCGCGATGTGGCCGGGGTCACCGATGGCCCTGAGGAGGCGGTGTCTTACTCCCGTATCGGGTTTGGGCCAGGAGAGAAAGGGGTTCAGGGTTCAGGGTCCAGAAAGCGGGAGCATCCCTTAACAACCATCAACCAACAACCATCGACCAACAACTTCCCGGCCTCCTTCCCCGCCGTCACCATTGCGGTGGCAAAGAAAAAAGGGAGCAATGCGGTCTGGGTGGCACATGATGTGGAGAAGCTGCTGGGCACTATGCGGGGCGATATCATTCCGGATGAAGTGAAGTTCCGGGTGACCCGCAACACAGGCGAGACCGCGAACGAGAAGGTGTCCAACCTTCTTGAAAGCCTGGTCATTGCCGTCATCACGGTGATTGGACTGATTGCCCTGGCCATGAACTGGCGGGTCGGTCTGATTGTGGTGATTGCCGTGCCGATCACCTACGCCCTGACCCTGGTGGTCAACTACCTGGCGGGCTATACCATCAACCGTGTAACGCTGTTCGCGTTGATTCTGGCGCTGGGCCTGCTGGTGGATGACCCGATTGTCGGGGTGGAGAATATCTACCGGCATCTGGCCATGCGCAAGCTCCCGCGGCTGCAGGCGATCTCCCTGGCCATGAACGAGGTGATGCCTCCCGTCGTCCTGGCGACACTGGCTGTGATTGTGGCGTTTCTGCCGATGTTTTTTATCACCGGCATGATGGGCCCCTATATGCGGCCGATGGCCCTGAATGTGCCGCTCGCCATGTTGAGCTCGCTGATTGTGGCGGTGGCCATCACTCCCTGGCTTTCCAACAAACTGCTCAAGGTCGAAGGCCATGAGCATGATACGGGCGATGTGCGCCAGACCCTGACGTACCGGGTGTATTCGAAAGTGATGCTGCCGCTCGTGCAGTCCCGCTCGAAGACCTGGGTGTTGGCGGGGATCACGGCCTTCCTGTTTGCCGGTTCCCTCGTGCTGGCCCTGACCGGGCTGGTGCCGCTCAAAATGCTCCCTTTCGATAACAAGAATGAATTCCAGATTGTGGTGGATCTGCCGGAGTCGGCCACGCTGGAGCGGACGGATGCGGTAGTACGGGAGATCGAGACGCTGCTACGGAGTGTCCCGGAAGTGACGGACTTCACCTCGACGGTCGGGGCGGCCTCGCCCATGGATTTCAATGGCCTGGTCCGGCATTATTATCTGCGGCAGGGGGCCAATGTGGCGGATGTGCGCGTCAGCCTGCTTCCCCGCAAGGAACGCGAGATGGATAGTCATGCGCTGGTGCTCCGGCTCCGGAACGATATCGCGGCCCTGGCCGAACGGACCGGTTCCAGCCTCAAACTGGTTGAACTCCCGCCGGGGCCCCCCGTGTTGTCCACGCTGGTGGCCGAGGTCTATGGCCGGCCTGACCAGTCGTATGATCAACTGATTGCCGCCGGAAAACTCGTGGGCGCCCGGATGCGCAAAGAGCCCGGGGTGGTGGATGTGGATGATTCCGTCGAAGCGGCCCAGGATAAGTTTTTCTTCCGGGTCGACCGCGACAAGGCGGCCCGCAACGGGATCGCCACGGCGGACATTGTGCAGAGCCTGCAGATGGCCTTGAGCGGCCTGCCGGCCGGGGCGCTGCATGTGCCGACCGAGCAGAATGAACTTCCCATTGTCATTAAGTTGCCGCGTGAAAAGCGCTCGGATCTGGCGCGTCTGGCAACCCTGACCGTCAAGGGGCGCGGGGGCGTAGGGGTCCAACTGGGTGAACTGGGTGCCTTTGAAGCGCATCAGGCCGATAAATCCATCATGCATAAAAATCAGGAGCGGGTGGTGTTTGTGACGGGGGAGATGGCCGGACGTGGGCCCGCCTATGCGGTGCTGGCCCTCGAGTCCTGGTTCAAGAAAAATCCACTCCCCGCCGGCATCAGAATCGATTGGGCGGGGGAAGGCGAATGGAAGATCACGGTGGATGTATTCCGCGATCTCGGCCTGGCCTTTGCGGCGGCCTTGATCGGGATTTATGTGCTGCTGGCCTATCAGACGGGGTCCTATGTGTTGCCCGGCATTATCATGTTGTCCATTCCGCTGACCATGATCGGCATCATGCCCGGCTTCTGGCTGCTGAATGCGCTGGGCAACAAGCCGGTGGGCGGGTTTGATAATCCGGTGTTCTTCACCGCAACGGCCATGATCGGCATGATTGCGCTGGCAGGGATTGTCGTGCGGAACGGGATCATCCTGGTGGACTTCATCAAGACGGCGGAGGAACGCGGGGCCTCGGTAAAGGATGCCATCCTGGAGTCCGGTGCGGTGCGGTTCCGGCCAATCGCCCTGACGGCGGCGGCGGCGTTGCTGGGGGCCTGGCCGATTACCCTGGATCCGATTTTCAGCGGACTGGCCTGGTCGCTGATATTCGGGCTGTTTGTCTCCACGGTATTTACCCTGGTGGTGATTCCATTGGTTTATTTCTGGCTCATCGGTGGGAAAAAGAAGGTTTTGACAGAGCAAAACCCTCCATTTTGA
- a CDS encoding DUF116 domain-containing protein produces the protein MNKLIIKWNNRLVRWRRVKVRPDEILLLLPHCLHKQSCPRNVVHSLDECRRCGACSVGALAGIRDDFGVVACVVGGGRDALARSNQPHIKAVVAVACEKELVQGIFAAFPKPVIGVLNTTPEGPCKNTLADPAEVIKAIESLVRKPI, from the coding sequence ATGAACAAGTTGATCATCAAATGGAACAATCGGCTGGTACGCTGGCGCCGGGTCAAGGTACGCCCAGACGAGATCCTGCTGTTACTCCCGCACTGCCTCCACAAGCAATCCTGCCCGAGAAATGTGGTGCACAGCCTTGATGAATGCCGACGCTGCGGGGCGTGCAGCGTGGGGGCCCTGGCGGGAATCCGTGATGATTTCGGGGTGGTGGCCTGTGTGGTTGGCGGCGGCCGGGACGCACTGGCACGCAGTAACCAACCTCACATTAAGGCCGTGGTCGCGGTGGCCTGCGAAAAGGAACTCGTCCAAGGGATCTTCGCCGCCTTCCCCAAGCCGGTGATCGGCGTCCTGAATACGACCCCCGAAGGCCCCTGTAAAAACACCCTCGCTGATCCCGCTGAAGTCATCAAGGCCATAGAAAGTCTGGTAAGGAAACCCATATGA
- a CDS encoding efflux RND transporter periplasmic adaptor subunit, translating into MKSEKFWKIIKMVWRPVAGLLGLVALVVWSGGLLESKVAPGNIAYQPGVPVPDGAGTLVVNSVKSPSLVEVIGTAASERMVNLSARLPATIESMRVSAGQAVTNGQIVATLDDRDIREQLGAMEAQFKQAELEYNRTLKLFEKGASTDQARVAAISAWEGAQARLQQSRVMLSYTVIVSPMDGVVTDRRMEAGDLAAPGQVMLTVYDPRQMRLNVAVPGRLLQKFPLNQAVDVRLDDVESPLAGTVREVVSEIDPLSRTQLVKVHLEQKGTAILPGSYGRIRVEGELHASVWIPATALYRVGQQELVQVVMAGRAIRRVVRTGLTQGALIEVLSGLAEGEVMLLVPVKEG; encoded by the coding sequence ATGAAAAGCGAAAAATTCTGGAAAATAATCAAAATGGTGTGGCGGCCGGTGGCCGGGTTGCTTGGCCTGGTCGCGCTGGTGGTGTGGTCGGGCGGATTATTGGAATCAAAAGTCGCCCCGGGAAACATCGCATACCAGCCCGGCGTCCCTGTGCCCGATGGGGCCGGCACCTTGGTGGTCAACAGCGTGAAGAGCCCTTCATTGGTTGAGGTGATCGGCACGGCCGCTTCGGAGCGGATGGTTAACTTGAGTGCCCGGCTGCCGGCGACCATCGAGTCAATGCGGGTCTCGGCGGGCCAGGCGGTGACCAACGGCCAGATAGTAGCCACGCTGGATGATCGTGATATCCGGGAGCAATTGGGGGCGATGGAAGCCCAATTCAAGCAGGCGGAACTGGAATATAACCGGACCCTGAAATTATTCGAGAAAGGCGCCAGCACGGATCAGGCCCGTGTGGCCGCCATATCCGCCTGGGAGGGCGCACAGGCCCGCCTTCAGCAGAGCCGCGTGATGTTGAGCTATACCGTGATCGTGTCACCCATGGACGGCGTAGTGACGGATCGCCGGATGGAAGCGGGCGATCTGGCGGCTCCGGGTCAGGTGATGCTGACCGTTTATGATCCCCGGCAGATGCGATTGAATGTCGCCGTACCCGGCCGGTTGCTTCAGAAGTTCCCGCTCAATCAAGCGGTGGACGTGCGGCTGGATGACGTGGAGTCGCCCCTCGCGGGTACCGTCCGGGAAGTGGTCAGTGAAATCGATCCCTTGAGCCGGACACAACTGGTCAAGGTCCATCTGGAGCAAAAGGGAACCGCCATTCTACCGGGAAGTTATGGCCGGATCCGGGTTGAGGGGGAGCTCCATGCCTCGGTGTGGATTCCGGCGACGGCGCTCTACCGCGTCGGGCAGCAGGAACTGGTGCAGGTGGTGATGGCGGGACGGGCGATCCGGCGCGTGGTCCGCACCGGCCTGACGCAGGGGGCGCTCATCGAGGTGTTGTCGGGTCTGGCCGAGGGCGAAGTCATGTTGCTCGTACCGGTGAAGGAGGGCTAA
- the ispH gene encoding 4-hydroxy-3-methylbut-2-enyl diphosphate reductase translates to MQKEIVLITPHGFCAGVERAVELAEGMLRTCSLPVYCLKQIVHNRQIIDDLTAKGMVFVQDIREVPEGGTVLFSAHGIPPATRERASAMNLRVVDATCPFVSKVHHEVRQYADKGFTVLLIGHHSHDEIIGVAGEAPDRVIVIASEQEARTVTVTDPEKVAVLTQTTLSLDEVAQVMRILQERYPALQTPPESDICYATRNRQQAVRLFAKQADAIIVLGAENSSNSNRLVEVARSEGCGATLVSTIERLDTIPLEKVCRLGVTAGASTPEYFVQQAIARLKTRGFSTVIEQVLIKENIHFPVPKEFRK, encoded by the coding sequence ATGCAAAAAGAAATAGTCCTGATTACCCCTCATGGGTTCTGTGCAGGGGTTGAACGTGCGGTCGAGCTCGCAGAGGGAATGCTCCGCACCTGTTCGCTTCCCGTGTATTGTCTAAAACAGATTGTTCATAATCGACAGATTATTGATGATCTGACGGCTAAAGGGATGGTCTTTGTCCAGGACATCCGGGAGGTCCCTGAAGGCGGGACCGTCCTCTTCAGTGCTCACGGGATTCCCCCTGCGACGCGGGAGCGGGCCAGCGCCATGAACTTGCGCGTGGTGGATGCCACCTGTCCCTTTGTGTCCAAGGTTCACCATGAGGTCAGGCAATATGCCGATAAAGGTTTTACCGTGCTGCTGATTGGCCACCACAGTCATGATGAAATTATCGGAGTGGCCGGCGAGGCACCCGACCGCGTGATCGTGATTGCCTCCGAACAGGAAGCCCGGACGGTGACGGTGACGGATCCTGAAAAGGTGGCGGTGTTGACGCAAACCACCCTGAGCCTGGACGAAGTGGCCCAGGTCATGAGGATTCTCCAGGAGCGCTATCCGGCCCTGCAGACCCCGCCGGAAAGCGATATCTGTTATGCCACCCGGAACCGGCAACAGGCGGTGCGCCTGTTTGCCAAGCAGGCGGACGCCATCATCGTGCTGGGGGCGGAGAATAGTTCCAATTCCAACCGGCTCGTGGAAGTGGCGCGCTCGGAGGGATGTGGTGCCACGCTGGTGAGTACGATTGAAAGGCTCGATACGATTCCCCTGGAGAAGGTCTGTCGGCTCGGGGTGACCGCCGGGGCCTCCACGCCGGAGTATTTCGTGCAACAGGCCATTGCCCGCTTGAAGACCCGCGGGTTCAGTACGGTGATTGAGCAGGTTCTCATCAAAGAGAACATTCACTTCCCTGTGCCGAAGGAATTCAGGAAATAA
- a CDS encoding class I SAM-dependent methyltransferase has protein sequence MNADIQAVQSRFDRVAAGWDSNPARVALVKGIVEAIRQAIPLNPNMVALDFGAGTGLLTLGLLPYVARITAVDASSEMLKVLAEKLSALEIGSVTPWHGDIVREPLPEAGYDLVVSSMVLHHIADVPQVFKSLRRCLRPAGWIALADLDSEDGSFHPDPTGVFHQGFDRQQIANWLEVAGFQDVSLRDAYRMVRPQPEGGTREYPVFLARGRVG, from the coding sequence ATGAACGCTGATATTCAAGCGGTGCAGTCCCGCTTCGACCGCGTAGCGGCGGGGTGGGACTCCAATCCGGCGCGCGTGGCGCTGGTCAAGGGGATCGTGGAGGCCATCCGTCAGGCGATCCCCCTGAACCCAAACATGGTGGCGCTTGATTTCGGGGCAGGGACCGGGTTGCTGACGCTGGGGCTTTTACCTTATGTGGCCCGCATTACAGCCGTGGATGCATCCAGTGAGATGCTCAAGGTCCTGGCCGAGAAGCTGAGCGCTTTGGAGATTGGCTCGGTCACTCCCTGGCATGGGGACATTGTCCGGGAGCCGCTCCCCGAGGCCGGATATGATCTGGTCGTCAGTTCCATGGTGCTGCACCATATTGCCGATGTCCCGCAGGTCTTCAAGTCATTGCGGCGGTGTCTGCGGCCCGCCGGCTGGATTGCCCTGGCAGATCTGGATTCAGAAGACGGCAGTTTCCATCCGGACCCGACAGGGGTATTTCATCAGGGCTTCGATCGCCAACAAATCGCCAACTGGCTGGAGGTGGCCGGTTTCCAAGACGTGTCCCTCCGTGATGCCTACCGGATGGTAAGGCCCCAACCCGAAGGGGGCACTCGGGAATATCCGGTATTCCTGGCCAGGGGCCGGGTGGGCTAG
- a CDS encoding DUF6132 family protein, translating into MTIRLIIGAVIGGTAGYAFYRFIGCSTGTCPITSNPWISTAYGVILGLVIAGMKK; encoded by the coding sequence ATGACCATCAGACTTATTATCGGGGCGGTGATTGGCGGGACGGCAGGATACGCTTTCTATCGGTTTATCGGGTGTTCAACGGGGACCTGTCCCATTACCTCGAACCCCTGGATCAGTACCGCGTATGGCGTGATTCTCGGGTTGGTGATTGCGGGAATGAAGAAATAA
- a CDS encoding DUF2892 domain-containing protein, with amino-acid sequence MTTERIVRMVAGLFVMVSLALGYWVHPGWFCFTAFVGLNLFQSAFTGLCPLEMILKKCGVKSAGDACGCSGKC; translated from the coding sequence ATGACAACGGAACGGATTGTAAGAATGGTGGCGGGCCTTTTTGTGATGGTGAGTCTGGCATTGGGCTACTGGGTGCATCCCGGTTGGTTCTGTTTCACGGCCTTTGTAGGTCTGAACCTGTTCCAGTCGGCCTTCACCGGGCTTTGCCCGCTGGAGATGATTCTCAAGAAATGCGGCGTTAAATCCGCCGGCGACGCATGCGGCTGCAGCGGAAAGTGCTGA